Proteins encoded in a region of the Rhizobium sp. CC-YZS058 genome:
- a CDS encoding lytic murein transglycosylase: MTNTRLTFRRLSAALIAAATLCAAVPAHADAGFQNWINSFYTTAAREGITQSTYRKAFAGVKSPDPEVVEKANYQPEFKHKIWEYIDSRVNPYTQRIGQEMAAKHKRTLDALERHFGVDRTILLAIWSMESNYGAVLEKDERLHYVPRALATLAYADPKRAKYARTQLIAALKILQAGDISPRELNGSWAGAMGHTQFIPTSYLLYAIDADGNGHRDIWNSVPDALATAANLLKKNGWQAGQTWGYEVAVPNGGTQYSGQTKTLKQWAALGFQRPSGKGFRDGSQRATLKAPGGPGSPGFLMTKNFFVLKRYNASDSYALGVGLLADEIAGYGGLQQAWSRPDGTLDIKQKFELQSRLKELGYYDGEVDGNFGSGSKAAIQAFQNRNGMAPDGQPTQNLLRALRN; the protein is encoded by the coding sequence ATGACCAACACCCGTCTGACCTTCCGCCGTCTCTCCGCCGCCTTGATCGCGGCAGCAACTCTTTGCGCGGCGGTGCCCGCCCATGCGGATGCCGGCTTCCAGAACTGGATCAATTCCTTCTACACGACAGCCGCGCGGGAAGGTATCACGCAATCCACGTATCGCAAGGCCTTTGCCGGTGTAAAATCTCCTGACCCTGAGGTTGTGGAGAAGGCGAATTATCAACCGGAATTCAAGCACAAGATCTGGGAATATATTGACAGCCGGGTCAATCCCTACACGCAGCGGATCGGCCAGGAGATGGCTGCCAAACACAAGCGCACGCTTGATGCGCTGGAGCGGCATTTCGGCGTTGATCGCACCATCCTGCTCGCCATCTGGTCGATGGAGTCCAATTACGGCGCCGTTCTGGAGAAGGACGAGCGGCTGCATTACGTGCCGCGCGCCCTGGCGACGCTCGCCTATGCCGACCCCAAGCGGGCAAAATATGCCCGCACCCAGCTGATCGCGGCGCTGAAGATCCTGCAGGCGGGCGATATCAGCCCGCGCGAGCTGAACGGCTCCTGGGCAGGCGCCATGGGCCATACCCAGTTCATCCCCACCAGCTATCTGCTCTATGCGATCGACGCGGACGGCAATGGTCATCGCGACATCTGGAACTCCGTGCCGGACGCGCTCGCGACCGCGGCCAACCTTCTGAAGAAGAACGGCTGGCAGGCCGGCCAGACCTGGGGGTATGAGGTGGCGGTGCCCAATGGCGGCACGCAATATTCCGGCCAGACCAAGACGCTGAAACAATGGGCGGCCCTCGGCTTCCAGCGCCCGAGCGGCAAGGGCTTCCGTGACGGCAGCCAGCGCGCGACGCTGAAGGCGCCCGGCGGTCCGGGCAGCCCCGGCTTCCTGATGACGAAGAACTTCTTCGTGCTGAAGCGCTACAACGCGTCCGATTCCTACGCGCTCGGTGTTGGCCTGCTGGCGGATGAGATCGCCGGCTATGGCGGGCTTCAGCAAGCCTGGTCGCGGCCGGACGGCACGCTCGACATCAAGCAGAAGTTCGAGCTGCAATCGCGCCTGAAAGAACTCGGCTATTACGACGGCGAAGTGGACGGCAACTTCGGCTCCGGTTCCAAGGCCGCAATCCAGGCCTTCCAGAACCGCAACGGCATGGCTCCGGACGGCCAGCCGACCCAGAACCTGCTGCGCGCCCTGCGCAATTGA
- the galU gene encoding UTP--glucose-1-phosphate uridylyltransferase GalU: MSDKRKVRKAVFPVAGLGTRFLPATKAVPKEMLTVVDKPVIQYVVEEALEAGIEHLVFVTGRGKAVIEDYFDINTELEQTLRERNKNAELTLLADILPQAGMTSFTRQQAPLGLGHAVWCARDIVGDEPFAVLLPDMIMRGEKGCLKGMVDLYEQSGGNVLAVEECAPDQAHKYGIVGVGDAIGEGFAINQMVEKPAAGTAPSNFFINGRYILQPEIFGILETQERGAGNEIQLTDGMLKLLKEQPFAGYHFKGETYDCGAKDGFILANVAFALARGDIRGSVEGPLKALLAR, encoded by the coding sequence ATGAGTGACAAGCGTAAGGTCCGCAAGGCCGTCTTCCCCGTAGCCGGACTCGGAACACGGTTCCTGCCGGCAACCAAGGCGGTTCCGAAGGAAATGCTGACGGTGGTCGACAAGCCCGTCATCCAATATGTCGTCGAGGAGGCCCTGGAGGCCGGCATCGAACATCTCGTCTTCGTCACCGGCCGCGGCAAAGCGGTCATCGAAGACTATTTCGACATCAACACCGAGCTGGAGCAGACGCTCCGCGAGCGCAACAAGAACGCCGAGCTCACCCTGCTCGCCGATATCCTGCCGCAGGCCGGCATGACGAGCTTCACCCGCCAGCAGGCCCCGCTCGGCCTCGGCCATGCCGTCTGGTGCGCCCGCGATATCGTCGGCGACGAGCCCTTCGCGGTTCTCCTGCCCGACATGATCATGCGCGGCGAGAAGGGCTGCCTCAAGGGCATGGTCGATCTCTACGAGCAGAGCGGCGGCAATGTCCTGGCTGTCGAGGAGTGCGCTCCCGACCAGGCTCACAAATATGGCATCGTCGGCGTGGGTGATGCGATCGGCGAAGGCTTCGCCATCAACCAGATGGTCGAGAAGCCGGCCGCCGGCACGGCGCCGTCGAACTTCTTCATCAACGGCCGCTACATCCTCCAGCCGGAGATCTTCGGCATCCTGGAAACCCAGGAGCGGGGCGCCGGCAACGAAATCCAGCTGACCGACGGCATGCTCAAGCTGCTCAAGGAGCAGCCCTTCGCCGGTTACCACTTCAAGGGCGAAACCTATGACTGCGGCGCCAAGGATGGCTTCATCCTCGCCAACGTCGCCTTCGCTCTGGCCCGTGGCGACATTCGCGGTTCGGTCGAAGGCCCGCTGAAGGCGCTTCTCGCCCGCTAG
- a CDS encoding outer membrane beta-barrel protein codes for MRLRLGAALLLTGVALVPAARPALAQTVAGAPGGALPFSAAARPTLPGSVADEATPDPAATAAINGLGDDEALQGALSLDDDRVRENLREGTVDGLKATLDTTRNDAQGIPLGTFTLKPSLGQTLNHESTRNGDGSRESRTYTETGLKGTLTSDWSRHQLTVTGEGYWQKNISGSGETEPRASIDADLRLDITRATTATLRAGYAFDREDATDPNAIENATTQAGVNRYSLGAGLEHDFGILRGAARVDLERYAYSDARLSNGGRLSTADRDRDVATVTGRIGYELSPALVPFIEASLGRGRYDLRLDSNGYARSYDTLSGRGGVELDLGEKLNGELSLGYARYRFDDARLKDLNGVTVEGLINWSPLRGTDVTYGLSTTLEPSTTSGESGALAYTLSSRLTHALRSALVARLSSSLTLRNYPSGAASNDQKVWLAGAGLTYDINRYLALTGDVSYERTMNEGGNSTNVARIGVGLTLRR; via the coding sequence ATGCGTTTGCGCCTCGGTGCCGCGCTTCTGCTGACAGGCGTCGCGCTTGTCCCGGCGGCGCGCCCCGCTCTGGCCCAGACTGTGGCGGGAGCACCCGGCGGCGCTCTGCCCTTTTCGGCCGCCGCACGCCCCACCCTGCCCGGCAGCGTGGCGGACGAGGCCACACCGGATCCGGCAGCGACCGCCGCCATCAACGGCCTTGGCGATGACGAGGCCTTGCAGGGCGCGCTGTCGCTCGACGATGACCGCGTGCGGGAAAACCTGCGCGAGGGAACGGTCGACGGGTTGAAGGCGACGCTCGACACCACCCGCAACGACGCCCAGGGCATCCCGCTCGGCACCTTCACGCTCAAGCCCTCGCTGGGCCAGACGCTGAACCACGAGAGCACCCGCAACGGCGATGGCAGCCGGGAAAGCCGCACCTATACCGAAACGGGCCTCAAGGGCACGCTGACCTCCGACTGGTCCCGTCATCAGCTTACCGTCACCGGCGAGGGATACTGGCAGAAGAACATTTCCGGCAGCGGCGAAACGGAACCGCGCGCCTCGATCGACGCGGATCTGCGCCTCGACATCACGCGTGCCACGACCGCGACCTTGCGTGCCGGCTATGCCTTCGATCGCGAGGATGCCACCGATCCGAACGCGATCGAAAACGCGACCACCCAGGCCGGTGTCAACCGCTATAGCCTCGGCGCAGGACTGGAGCATGATTTCGGCATCCTGCGCGGTGCAGCGCGGGTCGATCTCGAGCGTTATGCCTATTCCGACGCGCGTCTTTCCAATGGCGGCCGCCTTTCGACCGCGGACCGCGACCGCGATGTCGCCACGGTGACCGGCCGGATCGGCTACGAGCTGTCCCCTGCCCTGGTTCCCTTCATCGAAGCATCGCTCGGCCGCGGCCGCTACGATCTGCGGCTCGACAGCAACGGCTATGCCCGCTCCTATGACACGCTGTCCGGGCGTGGCGGCGTGGAGCTCGATCTTGGCGAAAAGCTGAACGGCGAGCTGTCGCTTGGCTATGCGCGCTACCGCTTCGACGATGCGCGGCTGAAGGACCTGAACGGCGTAACCGTCGAGGGGCTGATCAACTGGTCGCCGCTGCGGGGCACCGACGTGACCTACGGTCTTTCCACCACCCTCGAACCCTCGACCACGTCGGGAGAGAGCGGTGCGCTCGCCTATACGCTGTCGAGCAGGCTTACGCACGCGCTGCGCTCCGCTTTGGTCGCGCGGCTTTCCAGCAGCCTGACGTTGCGCAATTACCCGAGCGGCGCAGCCTCGAATGACCAGAAAGTCTGGCTGGCCGGCGCCGGCCTGACCTACGACATCAACCGCTATCTGGCGCTGACAGGCGATGTCAGCTACGAGCGGACGATGAACGAGGGCGGCAACAGCACGAATGTGGCCCGCATCGGCGTCGGACTGACGCTGCGTCGCTGA
- a CDS encoding NfeD family protein, whose translation MVARIVEELGPWAWWVVGLALLALEVVVPGVFLVWFGLAAILTGSLALLFWNAAFFEWHIQLLLFALFSVATVLSGRRWMSGKGAGDQPLLNRRSEGLVGRTAVLEEPIAEGVGRVRLGDTLWRVEGPDLPAGARVRVVAAFDSRLRVDAA comes from the coding sequence ATGGTCGCCCGCATTGTCGAAGAGCTCGGGCCCTGGGCCTGGTGGGTGGTCGGCCTGGCACTCCTGGCGCTCGAGGTCGTTGTGCCCGGCGTCTTCCTCGTCTGGTTCGGTCTCGCGGCGATCCTGACCGGGTCGCTGGCCCTTCTGTTCTGGAACGCGGCCTTCTTCGAATGGCATATCCAGCTGCTGCTGTTCGCGCTGTTCTCCGTGGCGACCGTGCTTTCCGGCCGGCGCTGGATGAGTGGCAAGGGTGCAGGCGACCAACCGCTGCTTAACCGGCGCAGCGAAGGCCTGGTCGGGCGCACGGCGGTGCTGGAAGAGCCGATTGCCGAAGGGGTCGGGCGGGTCCGGCTGGGGGATACGCTCTGGCGGGTGGAAGGCCCGGACCTGCCGGCCGGCGCGCGCGTCCGCGTCGTCGCGGCCTTCGACAGCCGGCTGCGGGTCGACGCTGCCTGA
- a CDS encoding SPFH domain-containing protein: MLGGLDIIVVALVAFVVLVLVAGIKTVPQGYRHTVERFGRYTRTLEPGLNLIVPFIDRIGAKMNVMEQVLDVPTQEVITKDNASVSADAVAFYQVLNAAEAAYQVANLESAILNLTMTNIRSVMGSMDLDELLSNRDTINDRLLRVVDEAVGPWGIKVTRVEIKDIQPPKDLVDAMARQMKAEREKRALVLEAEGARNAQILRAEGSKQSAILQAEGQREAAFRDAEARERLAEAEAKATHMVSEAIAAGDVQAINYFVAQKYTEAVTAIGTASNSKIVLMPMEASALIGSLGGIGAIAREVFGEAGAVASPRPRPSGPSVGQRPQPPAERV, encoded by the coding sequence ATGCTCGGTGGATTGGATATCATCGTCGTGGCTCTCGTCGCCTTCGTGGTGCTGGTGCTGGTCGCCGGCATCAAGACAGTGCCGCAGGGCTATCGCCATACGGTGGAGCGCTTCGGCCGCTATACCCGCACGCTGGAGCCTGGCCTCAACCTCATCGTTCCCTTCATCGACCGCATCGGCGCGAAGATGAATGTGATGGAGCAGGTGCTGGACGTGCCCACCCAGGAGGTGATCACCAAGGACAATGCCTCCGTTTCCGCCGATGCCGTTGCCTTCTACCAGGTTCTCAATGCGGCAGAGGCTGCCTACCAGGTCGCCAATCTCGAAAGCGCCATCCTCAACCTGACCATGACCAATATTCGCTCGGTCATGGGCTCGATGGATCTCGACGAGCTGCTTTCCAACCGCGACACGATCAATGACCGGCTGCTGCGGGTCGTGGACGAGGCCGTGGGACCCTGGGGCATCAAGGTCACGCGGGTGGAGATCAAGGACATCCAGCCGCCGAAGGACCTGGTCGATGCCATGGCGCGACAGATGAAGGCGGAGCGCGAGAAGCGGGCCCTGGTGCTCGAAGCGGAAGGCGCGCGCAACGCCCAGATCCTGCGGGCCGAGGGCTCGAAGCAATCGGCCATCCTGCAGGCGGAAGGCCAGCGCGAGGCGGCGTTCCGCGATGCCGAGGCACGCGAGCGACTGGCAGAGGCCGAAGCGAAGGCGACCCATATGGTCTCGGAAGCGATTGCCGCCGGCGATGTCCAGGCCATCAACTACTTCGTCGCCCAGAAATATACGGAAGCGGTGACCGCGATCGGCACCGCCAGCAATTCGAAGATCGTGCTGATGCCGATGGAAGCCTCGGCGCTGATCGGCTCGCTCGGCGGCATCGGCGCGATCGCGCGCGAGGTGTTCGGCGAGGCTGGCGCGGTGGCATCGCCCCGGCCGCGCCCGTCCGGCCCCTCGGTCGGCCAGCGCCCGCAGCCGCCGGCGGAGCGCGTCTGA
- the hemH gene encoding ferrochelatase — protein MTLTDSSSAAVAPPAVGPSAPLPTGHPPVNFGKIGVLLVNLGTPDGTDKVSMRRYLKQFLSDKRVIEWSRVFWYPILYGIVLNTRPAKVGKAYAAIWNNDLNESFLRTYTRNQAEKMAASYADRPQVVVDWAMRYGQPSIPSRMEALQKAGCERILLFPLYPQYAAATTATVNDEAFKSLLGMRWQPALRTVPPYHDDPVYIEALANSITRHLSTLDWEPEVVLTSFHGIPQSYFKKGDPYHCQCYKTARLLREKLGWSKEKLRVTFQSRFGPEEWLQPYTDKTVEALAKEGVKRIAVINPGFVSDCLETLEEIAGEAGEIFHHNGGEHFTHIPCLNDSEDGMRVLDHVVARELKGWVG, from the coding sequence ATGACCTTGACCGATTCGTCGTCCGCCGCCGTAGCGCCGCCCGCCGTCGGACCCTCCGCCCCGCTGCCGACCGGCCATCCGCCGGTCAATTTCGGCAAGATCGGCGTTCTGCTCGTCAATCTCGGTACCCCCGATGGCACCGACAAGGTGTCGATGCGGCGCTATCTCAAGCAGTTCCTTTCCGACAAGCGGGTGATCGAGTGGTCGCGGGTCTTCTGGTATCCGATCCTCTACGGCATCGTGCTCAACACCCGGCCCGCAAAGGTCGGCAAGGCCTATGCCGCGATCTGGAATAATGATCTCAACGAAAGCTTCCTGCGCACCTACACGCGCAACCAGGCAGAGAAGATGGCGGCGTCCTATGCCGACCGACCGCAGGTGGTGGTGGACTGGGCCATGCGCTACGGCCAGCCCTCGATCCCCTCGCGCATGGAGGCGCTTCAGAAGGCCGGCTGCGAGCGGATCCTGCTCTTTCCGCTCTATCCGCAATATGCCGCCGCCACCACCGCGACGGTGAACGACGAAGCCTTCAAGTCGCTGCTCGGCATGCGCTGGCAGCCGGCGCTGCGCACCGTTCCGCCCTATCACGACGACCCGGTCTATATCGAGGCGCTCGCCAACTCGATCACGCGCCACCTTTCCACGCTCGACTGGGAGCCGGAGGTGGTGCTGACCTCCTTCCACGGCATTCCGCAGAGCTATTTCAAGAAGGGCGATCCCTACCACTGCCAGTGCTACAAGACCGCGCGGCTGCTGCGCGAGAAACTGGGCTGGTCCAAGGAGAAGCTGCGCGTCACCTTCCAGTCGCGGTTCGGACCGGAGGAATGGCTGCAGCCCTATACGGACAAGACGGTGGAAGCGCTGGCCAAGGAAGGGGTCAAGAGGATCGCCGTCATCAATCCCGGCTTCGTTTCGGACTGTCTGGAAACGCTGGAGGAAATCGCCGGTGAAGCCGGCGAGATCTTCCACCACAATGGCGGTGAGCACTTCACCCATATTCCCTGCCTGAACGACAGCGAGGACGGCATGCGCGTGCTCGACCACGTGGTGGCGCGGGAATTGAAGGGCTGGGTCGGATAA
- a CDS encoding 5'-nucleotidase C-terminal domain-containing protein, which translates to MIRSLKTGLVAATFVALSTGAAFADYELTILHINDFHSRIEAINKSDATCSPEEEAKNACFGGAARMLTAINTTRSGLEGTGKSVLTLNAGDNFQGSLFYTTYKGMAEAEVMNAMAFDAMTVGNHEFDDGDAVLAGFLDKNRIPMTAANVVPTKEAKIGDRLKPYLIVEKGGQKIGIVGAVTTETPEVANPGPTIAIADDVAKITEAVAALKAEGVNKIIALTHVGYTRDVSAIAKIPDVDVVVGGHSHTLLSNTVEGAEGPYPTWVDNPGGYKVPVVQAFQYSRYLGDLTVVFDDAGVVKQASGEPILVDSTFQPDPALSARIAEMKGPIEDLKKQVVGESSDAIIGDRKTCRARECAMGNLVADAQLDRVKSQGITISLQNGGGLRAPIDAGPVTMGEVLTVLPFQNTVATFQLTGADLLAALENGVSKIDEEAGRFLQVSGMKYSFDRSKPVGSRVSAVEVKEGEGFVPLDPAKTYGVVTNNYVRGGGDGFKILSTNAKNAYDFGPNLEQAVASYLGDHTPYTPYTDGRITDLTPADYVPPAKPESAAPPATTTAQATPAQQPPAASAPAATPAPANPAPAPPTPAVPAPADSTPTLVAPAPAAENPATPAAPTAQTPASPAPAAPAQAEPATPAPAAPAPTTPEPSAPAAAPAEPTTSQPSAAEPSTTEPGTTEQKTHVIAPGDTLWDLAEAAYGAGTAWKRIAEANGNPPPRRLMVGETLTIPAR; encoded by the coding sequence ATGATCCGCAGCCTGAAGACGGGACTGGTCGCCGCGACCTTCGTGGCGCTTTCGACCGGTGCAGCCTTTGCCGATTACGAGCTTACCATCCTCCATATCAACGACTTCCACTCCCGCATCGAGGCGATCAACAAGTCGGACGCCACCTGCTCGCCGGAGGAGGAGGCCAAGAACGCCTGCTTCGGCGGCGCGGCGCGCATGCTGACCGCCATCAACACCACCCGCAGCGGCCTGGAAGGTACCGGCAAGTCCGTCCTGACGCTGAACGCCGGCGACAATTTCCAGGGCTCACTGTTCTACACGACCTATAAGGGCATGGCGGAAGCCGAAGTCATGAATGCCATGGCGTTCGACGCCATGACGGTCGGCAATCACGAGTTCGACGATGGCGATGCCGTTCTGGCCGGCTTCCTCGACAAGAACCGCATTCCGATGACCGCAGCCAATGTGGTGCCGACCAAGGAGGCCAAGATCGGCGATCGGCTGAAGCCCTATCTGATCGTTGAAAAGGGTGGGCAGAAGATCGGCATCGTCGGTGCCGTCACCACCGAAACGCCCGAGGTCGCCAATCCCGGGCCGACGATCGCCATTGCCGACGACGTGGCCAAGATCACCGAGGCGGTCGCCGCGCTGAAGGCGGAGGGCGTCAACAAGATCATCGCGCTCACCCATGTCGGCTATACGCGGGATGTCTCCGCCATCGCCAAGATCCCCGATGTCGATGTCGTGGTCGGCGGCCACAGCCACACCTTGCTGTCCAACACGGTCGAGGGTGCCGAAGGCCCTTATCCGACCTGGGTCGACAATCCCGGCGGCTACAAGGTGCCGGTCGTCCAGGCCTTCCAGTACAGCCGCTATCTCGGCGATCTGACAGTGGTGTTCGACGATGCCGGCGTCGTCAAGCAGGCAAGCGGCGAGCCGATCCTCGTCGATTCGACGTTCCAGCCCGACCCGGCGCTTTCGGCGCGTATTGCAGAGATGAAAGGGCCGATCGAGGATCTGAAGAAGCAGGTGGTGGGCGAATCGAGCGACGCCATCATCGGTGACCGCAAGACCTGCCGCGCCAGGGAGTGCGCCATGGGCAATCTGGTCGCCGATGCGCAGCTCGATCGCGTCAAGAGCCAGGGCATCACCATCTCGCTGCAGAATGGCGGCGGGCTGCGGGCGCCGATCGATGCCGGTCCGGTGACCATGGGCGAGGTCCTGACCGTCCTGCCCTTCCAGAACACGGTGGCCACCTTCCAGCTGACCGGCGCCGACCTGCTCGCCGCTCTCGAAAACGGCGTGAGCAAGATCGACGAAGAGGCCGGCCGTTTCCTGCAGGTGTCGGGGATGAAGTACAGCTTCGACCGCTCGAAGCCGGTCGGCAGCCGGGTCAGCGCCGTCGAGGTCAAGGAGGGCGAAGGTTTCGTGCCGCTTGATCCGGCCAAGACCTATGGCGTCGTCACCAACAACTATGTTCGCGGCGGCGGCGACGGCTTCAAGATCCTCTCCACCAATGCCAAGAATGCCTATGATTTCGGCCCGAACCTCGAACAGGCGGTGGCATCCTATCTCGGCGATCATACCCCCTACACGCCCTACACGGATGGCCGCATTACCGACCTGACGCCGGCCGACTACGTGCCGCCGGCCAAGCCGGAATCCGCTGCCCCGCCGGCCACCACGACGGCCCAGGCGACCCCGGCCCAGCAGCCCCCCGCTGCCTCGGCACCTGCCGCCACCCCGGCCCCGGCAAACCCCGCGCCCGCACCCCCCACGCCCGCTGTTCCGGCACCCGCCGACAGCACCCCCACCCTCGTCGCCCCGGCACCGGCTGCGGAGAACCCGGCCACACCTGCTGCGCCGACGGCGCAAACGCCAGCCAGCCCCGCGCCGGCCGCCCCTGCGCAGGCGGAACCGGCAACCCCTGCGCCGGCAGCCCCTGCACCGACGACCCCTGAGCCGTCCGCACCGGCCGCCGCGCCGGCAGAACCGACCACGTCTCAGCCGAGCGCCGCGGAGCCCAGCACGACGGAACCCGGCACGACGGAACAAAAGACGCATGTGATTGCGCCCGGCGATACGCTGTGGGATCTGGCGGAAGCCGCCTATGGCGCGGGCACGGCCTGGAAGCGGATTGCGGAAGCCAACGGCAACCCGCCGCCGCGCCGGCTGATGGTTGGCGAGACGCTGACCATTCCGGCCCGCTGA
- the omp10 gene encoding outer membrane lipoprotein Omp10 has product MKPISALTVFALAAALAACQSAPREVAMVEPRAAAPAGVDGAWVDPNGIVSTFAGGSFSTRTTDTNQLLASGTYVNVTPRLVEINMTSMVRKTQQKVNCAMASPSQLNCTTDTGAQFSLTRKI; this is encoded by the coding sequence ATGAAGCCCATATCCGCCCTGACCGTGTTCGCCCTGGCCGCAGCGCTTGCCGCCTGCCAGTCCGCGCCGCGCGAGGTGGCGATGGTCGAGCCGCGCGCCGCCGCTCCGGCCGGCGTCGATGGCGCCTGGGTCGATCCGAACGGCATCGTTTCCACCTTTGCCGGCGGCAGCTTCTCCACGCGCACCACCGACACGAACCAGCTTCTGGCCTCCGGCACCTATGTGAACGTCACGCCGCGCCTCGTCGAGATCAACATGACCTCGATGGTTCGCAAGACCCAACAGAAGGTCAATTGCGCCATGGCCTCGCCCTCGCAGCTCAACTGCACCACCGATACCGGCGCGCAGTTCTCGCTGACCCGCAAGATCTGA